One Dioscorea cayenensis subsp. rotundata cultivar TDr96_F1 chromosome 17, TDr96_F1_v2_PseudoChromosome.rev07_lg8_w22 25.fasta, whole genome shotgun sequence DNA window includes the following coding sequences:
- the LOC120280800 gene encoding gibberellin 3-beta-dioxygenase 1-like, translated as MPSLSDHFEFETVREVPESHAWTSLDDHPSGEATGHDKLPLISLSNSSDDDDNTKFLLRHACQHFGVFYVTGHGISTNLLSELELQTRRLFSLPTNQKLKAARPPDGLSGYGLARISSFFSKLMWYEGFTISGSVLHHARQLFPDDYFRFCETIEEYGKEMQKLAEKIIRLMISSLGVKEEELNWSKDLSGVFQLNSYPACPDPDKAMGLAAHTDSSLLTILHQSGTSGLQVLRKEDGHGPTRWVTVPPVAGALIVHVGDLSHILSNARFHSVLHRAIVNRYRHRYSMAYICGPPPEVKVKPLNSLNESPVFRPMTWPEYLSLKGKLFNQALHSIRVTSDDEKFKFMHGP; from the exons ATGCCATCTCTATCAGACCATTTTGAGTTTGAGACAGTGAGAGAAGTTCCTGAATCCCATGCATGGACATCCTTAGATGATCATCCTTCCGGTGAAGCCACCGGCCATGACAAACTCCCTCTCATCTCCCTCTCAAACTCCTCCGATGATGATGATAACACCAAATTCCTACTCCGGCATGCATGCCAACACTTTGGTGTCTTCTATGTCACCGGTCACGGCATCTCTACCAATCTATTATCCGAGCTTGAGCTCCAAACTCGCCGTCTTTTCTCTCTTCCCACTAACCAAAAACTCAAGGCCGCTCGTCCACCGGACGGCCTCTCTGGCTATGGACTCGCTCGTATATCCTCCTTCTTCTCGAAACTTATGTGGTACGAAGGATTTACTATCTCCGGCTCTGTTCTCCATCACGCTCGCCAACTCTTCCCTGATGATTATTTCCGCTTCTg CGAAACTATAGAAGAGTATGGGAAAGAGATGCAAAAACTCGCGGAGAAAATTATTCGACTAATGATAAGCTCATTAGGTGTCAAAGAAGAAGAGCTGAATTGGAGTAAAGATCTCTCCGGAGTGTTTCAGCTGAACTCTTATCCGGCGTGCCCGGACCCTGATAAGGCGATGGGCCTCGCCGCGCATACTGACTCTAGTCTTCTTACTATTCTTCACCAGAGTGGCACAAGTGGTCTCCAAGTTCTCCGGAAGGAAGACGGGCATGGCCCGACACGGTGGGTCACTGTTCCACCAGTTGCCGGAGCTCTCATCGTTCATGTTGGTGATCTTTCTCATATCCTTTCCAATGCACGTTTTCATAGTGTTCTTCACCGTGCCATTGTTAATCGGTATCGGCACCGATACTCTATGGCTTATATCTGTGGTCCTCCACCGGAGGTTAAGGTAAAACCATTGAATTCTTTAAATGAATCTCCGGTGTTCCGGCCGATGACTTGGCCAGAGTATCTCAGTCTCAAAGGGAAGCTCTTCAACCAAGCATTACATTCCATTAGAGTGACAAGTGATGATGAGAAGTTCAAGTTCATGCATGGTCCATGA
- the LOC120280778 gene encoding sodium/pyruvate cotransporter BASS2, chloroplastic: MASSIPSMSRLLQKNLSFLPSSGFFIRGPNASIARCQTVIGVGSELSVSSVHGRCHGDSIVCSRVSSIVPVFRNRQVFCKAEDDISGEVPNSPSHEISQYERIVELLTTLFPVWVLLGTLIGIIKPSAVTWLETDLFTVGLGLLMLSMGLTLTFEDFRRCMRNPWTVGVGFLAQYMIKPLLGYVIAKTLRLSAPLATGLILVSCCPGGQASNVATYISKGNVALSVLMSICSTIGAIVMTPLLTMLLAGQLVPVNAVGLAISTFQVVLVPTITGVLLHEYFPKFTKKIITLMPLIGVVLTTLLCASPIGLVSEVLKTQGTQVIIPVAILHIGAFALGYWLSRVSSFGESTSRTISIECGMQSSALGFLLAKRHFTNPLVAVPSAVSVVCMALGGSVLAVFWRNKPIPADDKDDFEE; encoded by the exons ATGGCTTCCTCCATCCCATCAATGTCCAGATTGCTGCAGAAGAACCTCAGCTTTCTGCCTTCCAGTGGATTCTTCATTCGTGGACCAAACGCTTCCATAGCGAGGTGCCAAACAGTGATTG GTGTGGGAAGTGAGCTTTCAGTGTCATCAGTTCACGGGAGATGTCATGGTGATTCTATTGTTTGTTCCAGGGTTTCATCCATTGTGCCGGTGTTTAG GAACCGACAAGTCTTCTGCAAAGCTGAAGATGATATCTCTGGGGAGGTTCCAAATAGTCCTTCTCATGAAATTAGCCAGTATGAGAGAATTGTTGAACTTCTTACCACACTGTTTCCTGTCTGG GTGCTACTAGGCACACTTATTGGCATAATAAAACCATCTGCA GTTACTTGGTTGGAAACAGATCTTTTCACTGTTGGATTGGGTTTATTGATGCTTTCAATGGGCCTTACATTGACTTTTGAGGATTTTAGGAGATGTATGCGAAACCCATGGACA GTTGGTGTGGGATTTCTAGCTCAGTACATGATTAAACCATTGTTAGGATATGTCATTGCAAAG ACTTTGCGCTTGTCTGCACCCCTTGCTACTGGTCTTATTTTGGTATCCTGCTGCCCTGGAGGGCAGGCATCTAATGTTGCAACTTATATATCAAAAGGAAATGTTGCACTTTCAGTTCTCATGTCAAT TTGCTCAACCATTGGTGCTATTGTCATGACTCCACTCCTTACCATGCTCCTTGCTGGACAGCTTGTTCCTGTAAATGCAGTG GGTTTGGCCATCAGCACTTTTCAGGTGGTTTTGGTGCCAACCATCACTGGAG TGCTATTACATGAATatttcccaaaatttacaaagaaaataatcacATTAATGCCATTGATTGGAGTTGTACTTACCACACTGCTTTGCGCAAGCCCT ATTGGTCTAGTTTCAGAAGTTTTGAAGACCCAAGGAACACAAGTGATTATACCTGTAGCTATCCTACATATTGGTGCTTTTGCTCTTGGCTATTGGCTTTCAAGAGTATCATCATTTGGTGAATCGACTTCACGCACTATTTCTATAGAATGTGGGATGCAG AGCTCAGCGCTTGGATTTCTACTCGCAAAGAGACACTTCACAAATCCTCTTGTTGCTGTACCTTCGGCTGTCAGTGTTGTTTGTATGGCG CTTGGTGGCAGTGTCCTCGCTGTATTCTGGAGGAACAAGCCAATTCCGGCCGATGACAAGGACGATTTTGAAGAGTGA
- the LOC120280548 gene encoding uncharacterized protein LOC120280548, whose product MAEGNTLVAICQYGGEFVTNSDGSMFYYGGEAHAVDVNRETLLDDLKSEITSVFGIDLSGMSMKYFLPNNRRTLISISSDKDLQRMVEFNLNVRNTEVYIVNKVDNRATRSTVADSGTSVIAVSDTGCGVRRKRVTNGGRMTRSRTRLDEASNLLASTNAAMNTVVEKEHIEDEKVDLRPIVANMGPPAVVAAANAVNVKDWRLTVGDQLDETATGNIQAEPSTPLFASLTTLDDVRPVNSNPVFGTTITGVGQEFDNVKDFRAQLCRYGLEKGFIYRFIKNETSRVTARCIGENCPWRIYASESSRKQKFIIKKMNHLHTCGGGNGKDGNRRASRQWLTGFIKEKLHESLQCKPKEIVKELYDIFGVNVSYSQVWRGREVAQREYINTIKETHNQLPWFCGRILETNPGSAVFHITSPDYKFQRFFVAFNASLHGFEHGCRPLLFLDRISLRSNTQYKLLSAVAVDGDDAVFPVAFALVEDESYNSWLWFLEHLRYALPTTTGSITFVSNRQKGLEEAIPQVFVDCHHCYCLHHLMEEFKEELKKGMWPQQVKDAMANDFTRAAQACTIDEFNSCIQNIRNISTDVADWVIASKPENWSDALFKGSRYDHFATNIMDSLNSWIPLKHESTIVQIVNSILCKLLEVMQLRKEVSSTWCSILTPATEQKLEKEIANARKLDVLCSSESVFEVRGNMVHVVNTGSWECTCRRWQVSGLPCMHAIAALNKIGRSVYDYCSKYFRADVYQMMYSVCVQPIPDIETVDTIDFAGEGNLFPMPVRRPPGRPRRKRINPNKPVTMQRLCSKCKEAGHNKATCEALL is encoded by the exons TGACAAAGATCTTCAGCGGATGgttgaatttaatttaaatgttaGAAATACAGAGGTTTATATTGTAAACAAAGTTGATAACAG AGCAACAAGGAGCACTGTAGCTGATTCAGGAACATCTGTTATTGCTGTCTCAGACACTGGTTGTGGTGTTCGGCGAAAGAGGGTGACTAATGGTGGAAG GATGACTAGAAGCCGGACACGGCTAGATGAAGCTAGTAACCTCCTTGCCTCCACTAATGCTGCCATGAATACTGTTGTAGAAAAGGAGCATATTGAGGATGAGAAGGTTGACCTCAG GCCCATTGTTGCCAACATGGGACCACCAGCTGTTGTAGCTGCTGCCAATGCTGTAAATGTCAAGGACTGGAGGCTGACTGTTGGTGACCAGCTGGATGAGAC GGCAACTGGGAACATTCAAGCTGAaccaagtaccccactttttGCCTCTCTAACAACTCTCGATGATGTCCGGCCGGTCAATTCGAATCCTGTTTTTGGCACAACTATTACTGGTGTAGGTCAAGAGTTTGATAATGTGAAGGACTTCCGTGCACAGTTGTGCAGGTACGGCCTTGAGAAAGGTTTCATATATAGATTCATCAAGAATGAAACTAGCCGTGTGACAGCAAGGTGCATTGGGGAGAATTGCCCATGGAGGATATATGCATCTGAATCATCACGCAAGCAAAAATTCATCATTAAGAAAATGAATCATTTGCATACATGTGGTGGAGGAAATGGCAAAGATGGCAACAGGCGGGCATCAAGGCAATGGCTGACAGGTTTCATCAAAGAAAAACTGCATGAGAGCTTGCAGTGTAAGCCCAAAGAAATTGTAAAAGAACTTTATGATATTTTTGGTGTGAATGTGAGCTACTCACAAGTATGGCGAGGAAGAGAAGTTGCCCAGAGAGAGTACATAAATACAatcaaggagacacacaaccaGTTGCCTTGGTTTTGTGGGAGAATTCTTGAAACTAATCCTGGCAGTGCAGTCTTTCATATCACGTCACCTGATTACAAGTTCCAACggttttttgttgcttttaatgCGTCCTTGCATGGCTTTGAGCATGGCTGTCGTCCGCTCCTTTTTCTTGATAGGATTTCTCTGAGATCAAATACTCAGTATAAGTTATTGTCAGCAGTTGCTGTGGATGGAGATGATGCAGTTTTTCCAGTTGCCTTTGCTTTAGTAGAGGATGAGAGTTATAATAGCTGGCTTTGGTTCCTTGAACATCTGAGATATGCTTTGCCAACAACAACTGGCTCAATCACCTTTGTGTCCAACAGACAAAAAGGCCTGGAAGAAGCAATTCCTCAAGTTTTCGTGGATTGTCACCATTGCTATTGTTTGCATCATCTCATGGAGGAATTCAAGGAAGAGCTGAAGAAGGGAATGTGGCCTCAACAAGTCAAAGATGCAATGGCTAATGATTTTACAAGGGCTGCCCAAGCCTGCACAATCGATGAATTCAATTCATGCATTCAGAACATAAGAAATATTTCAACAGATGTTGCAGATTGGGTTATAGCTTCTAAGCCTGAGAATTGGTCAGATGCTCTCTTTAAGGGCTCTCGGTATGACCATTTTGCAACAAACATCATGGACTCATTAAACTCTTGGATACCGTTGAAACATGAGTCAACAATAGTGCAAATTGTCAACTCGATACTATGTAAATTGCTGGAGGTGATGCAATTGAGAAAGGAGGTGTCCAGCACATGGTGCAGCATTCTAACACCGGCTACGGAGCAGAAATTGGAGAAAGAGATAGCAAATGCACGCAAACTCGATGTCTTGTGCTCATCTGAATCTGTTTTTGAGGTGCGTGGGAATATGGTCCATGTCGTTAATACTGGAAGCTGGGAATGCACATGTCGGAGATGGCAAGTCTCCGGTttgccatgcatgcatgccatTGCAGCCTTAAACAAGATTGGCAGATCAGTTTATGATTATTGTTCAAAATACTTCCGAGCCGATGTTTATCAAATGATGTATTCGGTATGTGTCCAACCGATACCTGATATTGAGACTGTCGACACCATAGATTTCGCAGGCGAGGGAAATTTATTTCCTATGCCCGTTCGTCGCCCGCCTGGACGACCAAGGAGAAAGCGAATCAACCCAAACAAGCCAGTTACAATGCAGAGGCTCTGCAGCAAGTGCAAAGAAGCTGGACACAATAAAGCAACTTGTGAAGCTCTTCTGTAG
- the LOC120280937 gene encoding transcriptional corepressor LEUNIG-like, producing the protein MAQNNWDADKMLDVYIYDYLMKRNLQASAKAFQAEGKVSSDPVAIDAPGGFLFEWWSVFWDIFIARTNEKHSDAAASYLETQLQKAREQQQQQQPQPQRQQQLHQEHQQQQIQMQQHLLQQHAQQQQQQQQQQQQQQQQQQQQQRRATANLLNGTANAPVSSDSLMRQNSGIANALATKMYEEQLKLPLPRNSLDEASMKQRFGENVGQLLDPTQTSMLKSAAAPGQPSGQLLPSSVGVMSDALQQVQNRNQQYPGSAQDIKTEANAVLSSRSSVPDGSLIGVSGSNQSGSNLTLKGWPLTGLDQFRSGILQQQKALMQSAQSFNQIQFLNPQQRQLLLQAQQNLTSPMAGDFDSRRLRMLLNNRSSFLGKDVQTNSIGDIIPNVGSPLQTSCQVLPCADKEMLIKKITQLQQQQQIGSQQQQLHQHALATQLSQSSNPHQQDEVGAVSLTMEASMPNSYRGNEQASKNIGRKRKQPASSSGPANSSGTANTAGPSPGSVPSTPSTHTPGDVISMPSFQHSNNPLKPLMVLASDGNASLTSTSNQLGDIDRFVDDGALDDNVESYLSHDDADARERVGHLRDASKGFSFSEIAISRASTSKVVCCHFSSDGKLLATGGHDKKVVLWYSDILKPKSTLEEHSLLITDVRFSPIVPRLATSSFDKTVRIWDADNPGYSIRTFMGHSASVMSLDFHPTKDDLVCSCDGDGEVRYWSINNGNCTRFFKGGGAQMRFQPRVGRYLAAAAENVVSILDVETQACCHSLQGHVKHVDSVCWDPSGEYLASVSEDSVKVWSLASGNEGECVHELSCSGNKFHSCVFHPTYASLLVIGCYQSLELWDMSESKTMTLPAHEGLIAALSASTVTGLLASASHDKFIKLWR; encoded by the exons ATGGCCCAGAACAATTGGGATGCTGATAAAAT GTTGGACGTTTATATTTATGACTATTTAATGAAGAGGAATTTGCAAGCATCTGCTAAGGCCTTTCAAGCTGAAGGGAAGGTGTCTTCAGATCCTGTTG CAATTGATGCTCCTGGTGGCTTTCTTTTTGAATGGTGGTCTGTCTTTTGGGATATTTTCATTGCAAGGACAAATGAGAAACACTCTGATGCTGCTGCATCATACTTAGAG ACTCAACTACAGAAAGCACgagagcagcagcagcaacaacaaccacAGCCTCAAAGGCAGCAGCAACTGCATCAAGAGCACCAGCAACAACAAATTCAGATGCAACAACATTTATTACAGCAGCATgcacaacagcagcagcagcagcagcagcaacaacaacagcaacagcagcagcaacaacaacaacagcgtAGAGCAACAGCAAATCTTTTAAATGGCACTGCAAATGCTCCTGTTAGCTCTGATTCTTTAATGCGACAAAATTCTGGCATTGCTAATGCTTTAGCAACAAAGATGTATGAAGAACAACTTAAGCTgccacttccaagaaattctctggATGAAGCATCAATGAAG CAAAGGTTTGGTGAAAATGTTGGGCAATTGTTGGATCCTACCCAGACTTCGATGTTGAAATCAGCTGCAGCACCTGGACAACCTTCTGG TCAACTTTTGCCAAGTTCTGTTGGTGTCATGTCAGATGCTTTACAACAAGTTCAGAATAGGAATCAACAATATCCTGGATCTGCACAG gaCATTAAGACTGAGGCAAATGCAGTGTTGAGTAGTAGATCTTCCGTTCCAGATGGATCATTAATTGGAGTATCTG GGTCAAATCAAAGTGGTAGTAATCTAACCTTGAAGGGATGGCCTCTCACT GGGCTCGATCAGTTCCGTTCTGGAATTCTACAGCAACAGAAGGCACTTATGCAGTCTGCTCAATCATTCAATCAAATTCAGTTTCTTAATCCGCAGCAACGACAGCTACTCCTTCAAGCACAGCAGAATCTGACATCCCCAATGGCGGGAGATTTTGACAGCAGAAGGTTAAGAATGCTTTTGAACAATAGGAGCAGCTTTCTTGGTAAGGATGTGCAGACAAACTCGATCGGTGATATCATTCCAAATGTTGGATCTCCTCTGCAGACCTCATGCCAGGTTTTACCTTGTGCTGATAAGGAAATGCTGATTAAG AAAATAACTCAGTTACAGCAACAGCAACAAATTGGCAGTCAACAACAGCAGCTTCATCAACATGCTCTTGCAACTCAACTTTCTCAGAGTTCCAATCCACATCAACAAGATGAAGTTGGTGCTGTGAGCTTAACTATGGAAGCAAGCATGCCAAACTCCTATAGAGGAAATGAACAG GCTTCAAAAAATATTGGCCGCAAACGTAAACAGCCTGCTTCATCCTCTGGTCCTGCCAATAGTTCTGGAACGGCAAACACTGCTGGTCCTTCACCGGGTTCAGTACCATCAACTCCCTCGACACACACTCCCGGAGATGTGATATCTATGCCAAGTTTCCAGCATAGCAACAACCCCTTGAAGCCTTTGATGGTCTTAGCTTCAGATGGCAATGCATCTCTGACATCTACATCAAATCAGTTG GGTGACATTGATCGCTTTGTCGATGATGGTGCTCTTGATGATAATGTCGAATCATATCTGTCTCACGATGATGCAGATGCACGCGAAAGAGTTGGGCACTTGAGGGATGCTAGTAAAG GTTTCTCGTTTTCTGAAATTGCAATCAGTAGAGCAAGCACAAGCAAAGTTGTCTGTTGTCATTTTTCATCTGATGGAAAACTTCTTGCCACCGGTGGTCATGATAAGAAG GTGGTTTTGTGGTATAGTGATATCTTAAAGCCGAAATCAACATTAGAAGAGCACTCCTTGCTGATCACTGATGTTCGATTTAGTCCAATTGTTCCACGCCTGGCAACTTCTTCTTTTGACAAAACTGTGCGGATTTGGGATGCCGACAAT CCAGGTTATTCCATTAGGACTTTCATGGGGCATTCCGCGTCAGTTATGTCTCTCGACTTCCACCCAACTAAAGATGACCTTGTCTGCTCTTGCGACGGTGATGGTGAAGTACGTTATTGGAGTATTAACAATGGTAACTGCACTAGATTCTTTAAG GGTGGCGGAGCACAAATGAGATTCCAACCACGGGTGGGAAGATATCTTGCTGCAGCTGCTGAGAATGTTGTTTCCATTCTGGATGTTGAAACTCAGGCATGCTGTCATTCTTTACAG GGTCATGTAAAACACGTAGACTCAGTTTGCTGGGATCCATCCGGTGAGTATTTGGCCTCTGTTAGTGAGGATTCTGTGAAGGTTTGGTCTCTAGCTTCTGGGAACGAAGGTGAGTGTGTGCATGAGTTGAGCTGCAGTGGCAACAAGTTTCATTCATGTGTTTTCCACCCAACATATGCATCATTGCTCGTTATCGGTTGTTATCAG TCACTTGAACTCTGGGACATGTCAGAGAGCAAAACAATGACTCTTCCGGCGCATGAAGGATTGATCGCAGCCTTATCAGCATCGACTGTGACAGGATTGCTTGCTTCCGCAAGCCACGATAAGTTCATCAAGCTCTGGCGATGA
- the LOC120280683 gene encoding aromatic aminotransferase ISS1, translated as MGNYRMLARRCVETEMPVMVKIQELMRGAENLMSLAQGVVYWQPPKQALEKVKEIVWDPLTSRYGNDEGLPELRQALTEKLQQENNLTKSSIMVTAGANQAFVNLVLTLCDPGDSVVMFAPYYFNAYMSFQMTGITDIIVGPGDSKTLQPDADWLEKILSEKGDKPVPKLVTVVNPGNPSGVFVPKPLLQRISDLCKKADAWLVVDNTYEYFMYDGLEHFCLEDNHIVNIFSFSKAHGMMGWRVGYIAYPTEVDGLAEQLLKVQDNIPICASIIGQRLALYSLEVGPEWIRERVKDLVKNRELVREALSPLGDDAVKGGEGAIYLWAKLPDKYSDDFEVVRWLVNRHGVVVIPGSASGGRGHIRISFGGLTQADCEIAAQRLQKGLKELIEVGMVQ; from the exons ATGGGGAACTACAGGATGCTTGCGAGGAGGTGTGTGGAGACTGAGATGCCTGTCATGGTGAAG ATACAGGAACTGATGCGCGGAGCTGAGAATTTGATGTCGCTGGCTCAG GGTGTGGTTTATTGGCAACCTCCTAAGCAGGCATTGGAAAAGGTTAAAGAGATTGTATGGGACCCTTTGACGAGTCGGTATGGAAATGATGAAGGTTTGCCTGAACTCAGGCAGGCATTGACTGAGAAG TTGCAACAGGAAAATAATTTGACCAAGTCTTCAATTATGGTCACTGCTGGTGCGAATCAG GCATTTGTGAATCTTGTGCTTACCTTGTGTGATCCTGGGGACTCTGTTGTCATGTTTGCACCCTATTACTTTAATGCCTACATGTCATTCCAGATGACAGGCATTACTGATATTATAGTAGGCCCTGGTGATTCCAAGACACTTCAACCTGATGCTG ATTGGTTAGAGAAGATTCTTTCTGAGAAAGGCGATAAGCCGGTTCCCAAACTAGTGACTGTTGTAAACCCGGGGAACCCATCTGGTGTTTTTGTACCAAAGCCTCTTCTCCAG AGGATTTCAGATCTCTGTAAAAAAGCTGATGCGTGGCTTGTTGTGGACAATACCTATGA ATACTTCATGTATGATGGACTGGAGCATTTCTGTTTGGAAGATAACCACATAGTCAATATATTCTCCTTCTCTAAAGCCCACGGAATGATGGGATGGCGTGTAGGATAT ATAGCGTACCCGACAGAGGTGGATGGTTTAGCAGAACAGCTGCTGAAAGTTCAAGACAACATACCAATCTGTGCTTCCATAATAGGACAACGTTTGGCGCTCTATTCCTTAGAAGTCGGACCGGAATGGATCAGAGAACGAGTGAAGGACCTAGTGAAGAACCGAGAACTCGTCCGAGAAGCACTATCTCCGCTGGGAGATGACGCGGTTAAAGGTGGTGAAGGTGCCATTTACCTCTGGGCAAAGCTACCGGACAAATACTCTGATGACTTTGAAGTAGTACGATGGTTGGTAAACCGTCACGGTGTGGTTGTCATCCCCGGGAGTGCCAGTGGTGGCCGGGGGCACATCCGCATCTCTTTTGGCGGATTAACACAAGCTGACTGTGAGATCGCCGCGCAAAGACTGCAAAAGGGATTGAAAGAGCTAATTGAAGTTGGAATGGTACagtaa